The Candidatus Baltobacteraceae bacterium genome has a window encoding:
- a CDS encoding VOC family protein: MVTGMDIVGFRVGDPVKSIAFYRDVLGMVPTHVDEQGRGAEFTLSDGSTFGVVRMPETPPGFGFLLAVDDINAAVTEYRSKGLEISDVNETPVCFMAFTQDLEGNRLIVHQRKAS, from the coding sequence ATGGTTACCGGGATGGACATCGTGGGCTTTCGCGTCGGAGATCCGGTGAAATCAATCGCCTTCTACCGCGACGTGCTCGGGATGGTCCCGACACACGTTGACGAGCAAGGTCGCGGGGCGGAGTTCACGCTATCGGACGGCTCGACGTTCGGCGTGGTTCGCATGCCCGAGACGCCGCCCGGGTTCGGCTTCTTGCTCGCCGTCGACGACATCAACGCCGCCGTCACGGAATACCGTTCCAAAGGGTTAGAAATAAGCGACGTCAATGAAACGCCGGTTTGCTTCATGGCCTTCACGCAAGACCTCGAAGGCAACCGCCTGATCGTGCATCAACGGAAAGCGAGCTAA
- the aceF gene encoding dihydrolipoyllysine-residue acetyltransferase codes for MSTIDIRVPDIGDFKDVPVIEVLVKAGDTIAKETPLVVLESEKASMEVPSSASGTVADVKVKPGDKVSEGSVIVTLQGDGASTKSEAPAAKSESPSAKSESPAAKSESPAADVILSVAPEGRKVEGQAHPAPGTAQTVELKVPDIGDFKDVPVVDVLVKPGDAIVKEAPLVVLESEKASMEVPASASGTIVDVKVKPGDKVSQGSVIATVSSTAEVSDARPSTSLADARYAQDDSAIAHPSTSLADARYAQDDKSETQRESGAVVHASPAIRRFARELGVQLQQLKGSGPHGRVTRDDVQNYVKDALKGGGAPSGGTTFAGLPPWPKVDFAQYGEIERKPLPRLKKISGPNLHRNWLQIPHITNQDEADITDLEAFRNEVNAEQSKRSGPKLTMLAFLVKACVAALQRFPEFNASLDGDELVYKRYYNIGFAADTPNGLVVPVLKNADRKGLLEIAAESAALAGKAREGKLGMGDMQGGTFTISSIGGIGGTAFTQIVNAPEVAILGAVRSSTKPVWDGKTFVPRLMLPISVSYDHRVVDGAGAARFLTFVAGLLADFRRVAL; via the coding sequence ATGAGCACGATCGATATACGGGTTCCCGACATCGGCGACTTCAAGGACGTGCCGGTCATCGAGGTGTTGGTCAAAGCCGGCGATACGATCGCCAAAGAGACGCCGCTCGTCGTTCTCGAGAGCGAAAAGGCGTCGATGGAAGTTCCATCGAGCGCCTCGGGCACCGTCGCCGACGTCAAAGTCAAACCCGGCGACAAAGTCTCGGAGGGCTCGGTAATTGTAACGCTGCAAGGCGACGGCGCTAGCACAAAGAGTGAGGCACCTGCTGCAAAGAGTGAATCACCCTCCGCAAAGAGTGAATCACCCGCCGCAAAGAGTGAATCACCCGCCGCCGATGTCATCCTGAGCGTAGCGCCCGAAGGGCGCAAAGTCGAAGGGCAGGCGCATCCAGCGCCGGGCACCGCGCAAACCGTCGAACTGAAAGTCCCCGACATCGGCGATTTCAAAGACGTTCCGGTGGTCGACGTGCTCGTCAAACCCGGCGATGCGATCGTGAAAGAAGCGCCGCTGGTCGTTCTCGAGAGTGAAAAAGCCTCTATGGAAGTTCCCGCTTCCGCGAGCGGTACGATCGTCGACGTCAAAGTCAAGCCCGGCGACAAAGTTTCGCAAGGCAGCGTGATTGCGACGGTGAGCAGCACGGCAGAGGTTAGTGACGCCCGCCCTTCGACTTCGCTCGCTGACGCTCGCTACGCTCAGGATGACAGTGCTATCGCCCACCCTTCGACTTCGCTCGCTGACGCTCGCTACGCTCAGGATGACAAAAGCGAAACCCAGCGTGAAAGCGGCGCTGTCGTTCACGCGAGTCCGGCGATTCGGCGGTTCGCGCGCGAGCTCGGCGTCCAGCTGCAGCAGCTCAAAGGTTCGGGACCGCATGGCCGCGTCACGCGCGACGACGTTCAAAACTATGTCAAAGACGCGCTAAAGGGCGGCGGCGCACCGAGTGGCGGCACCACGTTCGCCGGACTTCCGCCGTGGCCGAAAGTCGACTTCGCGCAGTACGGCGAGATCGAGCGCAAGCCGCTGCCGCGCCTCAAGAAGATTTCGGGGCCAAACTTGCACCGCAACTGGCTGCAGATTCCGCACATCACCAATCAAGACGAAGCCGACATCACCGATTTGGAAGCGTTCCGCAACGAAGTCAACGCCGAGCAATCCAAACGCAGCGGACCGAAGCTTACGATGCTGGCGTTTTTGGTGAAGGCGTGCGTCGCCGCGCTGCAGCGGTTCCCCGAGTTCAACGCGTCGCTCGACGGCGACGAGCTCGTCTACAAGCGGTATTACAACATCGGCTTTGCCGCCGACACGCCCAACGGGCTCGTCGTGCCCGTGCTCAAGAACGCCGACCGCAAAGGCTTGCTGGAGATTGCGGCCGAGAGCGCCGCGCTCGCGGGGAAAGCGCGCGAAGGCAAGCTCGGCATGGGCGATATGCAGGGCGGCACGTTTACCATTTCGTCGATCGGCGGGATCGGCGGCACCGCGTTCACGCAAATCGTCAACGCGCCCGAAGTCGCGATTCTCGGAGCCGTTCGTTCGTCGACGAAGCCGGTGTGGGACGGAAAAACATTCGTCCCGCGTTTGATGCTCCCGATCAGCGTCAGCTACGATCATCGCGTCGTCGACGGCGCCGGCGCCGCGCGCTTTCTCACCTTCGTAGCGGGACTTTTGGCGGACTTCCGGAGGGTCGCGCTCTAG
- a CDS encoding EAL domain-containing protein → MEDTWAERAGLSATFKEVLEGAGDAIVAADTSGRIVLWNDAAEELFGYTRASMLGGTVAKLIPERFLREYEKGVAAAFAAGRPAVSHLTTVARSADGTEYPVEAAVSIAGTGSEAIAVGIVRKIGERFRKLALLRDSARQLRDAEQLAGMGSFEWNVGSDEISWSDQLARIYGYEPGEHPKKLDEFVERIHPDDREGLQNNIRNALATGSAWSMDERIIRADDGEQRILSSRVKALKNAQGAISRLVGICHDVTEQRRAEEQLEASEARFRRIFDDAPIGMLLVEVSQGDAFVTRTNKAVSYLLGFSTAELVQMRLSHVVDPPDWPLLRATLMRATLDRNALPPELEIRLRTKNGSRPIAVVAVSLIGAEGNRSSLIVHLEDVTLRKHAEDQLRHRALHDPLTGLPNRELLLDRLNGALARASRAGSLVGVLFLNLDNFKIFNDTRGHVAGDEILRTVANRLIAAGRGGDTAARVGGDEFVVVCESVAHDDELTTLARRIASVVAASMTIGGEEVITTASIGIALGREVDPEQLLRDADLAMYHAKQRGKNAIELFDEALRRRAMASVETKRDLRSALKNGEIEPYYQPIVDIATGAVGGFEALARWNHPQRGLLLPGEFLTIAEEGHLIGQLGTAILRKACKQLARWQELAPELSMAVNFSPSQLDTGIAAVVDDALKEYALEPRLLLIEITETVFLDMKKAAAGHLNSIARLGVQLGIDDFGTGYSSLLYLKRFPVRFLKIDRSFVSGLPSNQEDAAIVEAIVRLGRSLELSTIAEGVETKDQLDVLRSLGCTYAQGYYIGHPRPAAECALTAPLPAG, encoded by the coding sequence ATGGAAGACACCTGGGCCGAACGCGCCGGATTGAGTGCGACGTTCAAAGAGGTCCTAGAAGGCGCCGGCGACGCTATTGTCGCGGCGGATACCTCGGGCCGGATCGTGCTCTGGAACGACGCTGCCGAGGAACTCTTCGGCTACACGCGCGCCTCGATGCTGGGCGGCACCGTCGCGAAGCTGATCCCCGAGCGATTCCTGCGCGAGTACGAAAAGGGCGTTGCCGCGGCGTTCGCGGCCGGGCGTCCCGCCGTGTCCCATTTGACGACGGTCGCTCGCAGTGCCGACGGTACGGAGTATCCCGTGGAGGCTGCGGTCTCGATCGCCGGTACGGGAAGTGAAGCCATCGCCGTCGGAATCGTGCGCAAGATCGGCGAGCGTTTTCGCAAGCTCGCGCTCCTGCGCGACAGCGCGCGCCAGCTTCGGGACGCCGAGCAGCTCGCCGGGATGGGCAGCTTCGAGTGGAACGTCGGTTCCGACGAAATCTCGTGGAGCGATCAGCTCGCGCGCATCTACGGCTACGAGCCCGGCGAGCATCCCAAGAAGCTCGACGAGTTCGTCGAGCGTATCCATCCCGACGATCGTGAAGGCCTGCAAAACAACATTCGCAACGCGCTGGCAACCGGATCGGCCTGGTCGATGGACGAGCGCATCATTCGCGCCGACGACGGAGAACAGCGCATTCTCTCTTCGCGCGTAAAGGCGTTGAAGAACGCGCAGGGAGCGATTTCGCGGCTCGTCGGCATCTGCCACGACGTGACCGAGCAGCGGCGTGCCGAGGAGCAACTCGAAGCCAGCGAAGCGCGCTTTCGGCGCATCTTCGACGACGCGCCCATCGGCATGCTGCTCGTCGAAGTCTCGCAAGGCGACGCGTTCGTGACCCGCACGAACAAGGCGGTAAGCTATCTGCTCGGATTCAGCACCGCCGAGCTCGTGCAGATGCGGCTCTCGCACGTCGTCGACCCGCCCGATTGGCCGCTGTTGCGCGCGACCTTGATGCGCGCGACCCTCGACCGCAACGCGCTGCCGCCCGAGCTCGAGATTCGTCTGCGGACGAAGAACGGTTCGCGCCCGATCGCCGTCGTCGCCGTTTCGTTGATCGGCGCCGAGGGAAACCGGTCGTCGCTCATCGTTCATCTCGAAGACGTCACCTTGCGCAAGCACGCGGAGGATCAGCTCCGCCATCGCGCGCTGCACGACCCGCTAACGGGTCTTCCGAATCGCGAGCTCCTGCTCGATCGCCTCAACGGCGCGCTGGCGCGCGCGAGCCGCGCCGGTTCGCTGGTGGGCGTGCTCTTCCTCAACCTCGACAACTTCAAGATTTTTAACGACACGCGCGGACACGTTGCCGGAGACGAGATCCTGCGCACCGTTGCAAACCGTTTGATTGCGGCGGGCCGCGGCGGCGACACGGCAGCGCGCGTCGGCGGCGACGAGTTCGTCGTGGTTTGCGAGAGCGTCGCGCACGACGACGAGCTCACCACGCTCGCGCGACGCATCGCGAGCGTCGTTGCCGCGTCGATGACCATCGGCGGTGAAGAAGTGATCACGACTGCAAGCATCGGCATCGCACTGGGCCGCGAGGTGGATCCCGAGCAGCTCCTGCGCGACGCCGACCTCGCGATGTATCACGCGAAACAGCGCGGCAAGAATGCGATCGAACTCTTCGACGAAGCGCTGCGCCGGCGAGCGATGGCGAGCGTGGAGACCAAACGCGACCTGCGCAGCGCGCTCAAGAACGGCGAGATCGAACCGTACTATCAGCCGATCGTCGACATCGCGACCGGGGCAGTCGGCGGATTTGAGGCGCTGGCGCGCTGGAATCACCCCCAACGCGGCTTGCTCTTGCCCGGCGAGTTTCTCACGATTGCCGAGGAGGGCCACCTCATCGGCCAGCTCGGTACGGCGATCCTTCGCAAAGCTTGCAAACAATTAGCCCGCTGGCAAGAGCTCGCGCCCGAGCTTTCCATGGCGGTGAACTTCTCGCCGTCGCAGCTCGATACGGGCATCGCCGCCGTCGTCGACGATGCGCTCAAGGAATACGCACTTGAGCCGCGGCTGCTCTTGATCGAGATTACCGAGACGGTTTTTCTCGATATGAAGAAAGCGGCTGCCGGTCACCTGAACTCGATCGCGCGATTGGGCGTGCAGCTCGGTATCGACGATTTCGGCACGGGGTATTCGTCGCTGCTCTACTTGAAGCGCTTCCCGGTGCGCTTCCTCAAGATCGATCGTTCGTTCGTCAGCGGCCTACCGAGCAATCAAGAAGACGCGGCGATCGTCGAAGCCATCGTCAGGCTCGGACGCTCGCTCGAGCTCTCTACGATCGCCGAAGGCGTCGAAACGAAAGATCAGCTCGACGTGCTGCGGTCGCTGGGCTGTACCTACGCGCAGGGCTACTATATCGGGCATCCGCGTCCCGCGGCCGAGTGCGCGCTGACCGCACCCTTGCCGGCGGGTTAG
- a CDS encoding YafY family protein, with protein sequence MKADRLISLLLVLQSRRQCSAPMLAGMLEVSERTIYRDVDALSAAGVPVYAERGSTGGIALADGYRRTLTHFSEDEIRALFVSGASPLADLGYDRGYDLALEKLQGGLADVHRRAAEKSRSRIHLDGRRWNQPEPPREFLVVLRRAVWDDRRVRMTYHDRNRVASTREIDPLGLVSKAGVWYLVARSKEEFRTFRVERIAHVEELEEHFERPDEFDLERYWRESILRFSESSRTEEIAVTFAVAAGAVDRVQSYWPVEVLETNGPEWLVRILFPGQEIAVFQAVAWADVARIVEPAALRDAAIARARQILERYACDAQRIEG encoded by the coding sequence ATGAAGGCCGATCGCCTTATCTCGCTGCTGCTGGTGCTGCAGTCGCGACGTCAGTGCTCGGCGCCGATGCTCGCCGGGATGCTCGAAGTCTCGGAGCGCACGATCTATCGTGACGTCGACGCGCTCAGCGCTGCCGGCGTGCCGGTGTACGCCGAACGCGGCTCGACCGGCGGCATCGCCTTGGCCGACGGTTACCGCCGCACCTTGACGCATTTCAGCGAAGACGAAATTCGCGCGCTGTTCGTTTCGGGCGCCAGCCCACTGGCCGATTTGGGTTACGATCGCGGCTACGACCTCGCGCTCGAGAAGCTGCAAGGCGGTCTGGCCGACGTGCACCGTCGCGCCGCCGAGAAGTCGCGCTCGCGCATTCATCTCGACGGACGGCGCTGGAATCAGCCCGAGCCGCCGCGCGAGTTCCTCGTCGTCCTGCGGCGCGCGGTGTGGGACGACCGGCGCGTGCGCATGACGTATCACGACCGCAACCGCGTCGCATCGACACGCGAAATCGATCCGCTCGGGTTGGTCTCAAAAGCCGGGGTCTGGTACCTCGTCGCTCGCTCCAAAGAGGAGTTCCGCACGTTTCGCGTCGAGCGGATCGCGCACGTCGAAGAGCTCGAGGAACATTTCGAGCGCCCAGACGAATTCGATCTCGAGCGGTACTGGCGCGAGTCGATCTTGCGATTCTCCGAAAGCTCGCGCACCGAAGAAATCGCCGTGACGTTCGCGGTCGCCGCCGGTGCCGTCGATCGCGTCCAGAGCTACTGGCCGGTGGAGGTACTCGAGACGAACGGCCCGGAGTGGCTCGTTCGCATTCTCTTTCCCGGTCAGGAAATCGCGGTTTTCCAAGCCGTTGCGTGGGCCGACGTTGCGCGGATAGTGGAACCTGCCGCGCTGCGCGATGCGGCGATCGCGCGCGCGCGGCAGATACTGGAACGGTACGCGTGTGACGCTCAACGTATTGAAGGGTAG
- the aceE gene encoding pyruvate dehydrogenase (acetyl-transferring), homodimeric type: MTTLLAADPDPQETSEWLDAMRGVLHVEGPDRARDLIGHLVDEAQRGGAHVSLGLETPYVNTIPVERQPAMPGDREIEARLRHYVRWNAVATVVRSNKVSSELGGHVASFASAATLYDVGFNHFFRAPSESFGGDLVFLQGHSAPGFYARAFLEGRITEEQLDHFRQEAGGHGLSSYPHPWLMPDFWQFPTVSMGLGPIMSIYQARFMRYLHDRGLIDAGNRKVWAFHGDGEMDEPESLGAISLAGREHLDNLIWVINANLQRLDGPVRGNGKIIQELEGVFKGAGWNVIKVIWGSRWDALLRADTSGRLVQLMNECVDGDYQTFKSRDGKYVRDEFFGRYPETRDLVASWSDDQVWALNRGGHDPVKVYAAYKAAVEHRGQPTVIIAKTIKGYGMGEAGEARNIAHQAKKMDHEAMRAFRDRFSIPLSDETVEKLEFVKPPEDGPEMRYLRDRVTELGHVPQRRRKSESLAVPELSAFEPQMKSTGDREISTTMAFVRILNTIVRDHTIGPRVVPIVADESRTFGMEGMFRQLGIYSSVGQLYHPQDAEQLMWYREDKLGQILQEGINEAGAFSSWIAGGTSYSTHNLPMIPFYIFYSMFGFQRIGDLAWAAGDSRTRGFLLGATSGRTTLNGEGLQHEDGQSQVAASFIPNCRSYDPTYSYELAVIIHEGLRRMLADQEDVYYYITLLNENYTHPEMPAGAEEGILRGMYLLRESPADAKTPHVQLFGSGAILREVVHAADLLASEWNVAADVWSCTSFNELQRDGVAAQRWNLLHPEEPERLSFVASCLKGRKGPGIAATDYIRTFAEQIHPFVGRRYVTLGTDGYGRSDFRRRLREFFEVNRHFVVLSALKALADEGTIPAATVTKAIKKYNVDPNKPNPITV; the protein is encoded by the coding sequence ATGACGACGCTACTTGCCGCCGATCCCGATCCCCAAGAGACCAGTGAATGGCTCGACGCGATGCGCGGCGTCCTCCACGTCGAGGGCCCCGATCGCGCGCGCGACCTCATCGGACATCTGGTCGACGAAGCGCAGCGCGGCGGCGCGCACGTTTCGCTCGGACTCGAGACACCCTACGTCAACACGATCCCGGTCGAGCGTCAACCGGCGATGCCCGGCGACCGCGAGATCGAAGCGCGCCTACGTCATTACGTGCGCTGGAACGCCGTGGCGACGGTCGTGCGTTCGAACAAGGTCAGCTCGGAGCTCGGCGGTCACGTCGCGAGTTTTGCGTCGGCGGCAACGCTTTATGACGTCGGTTTCAACCATTTCTTCCGCGCACCGTCGGAGAGTTTCGGCGGCGATCTCGTCTTTTTGCAAGGCCACTCGGCACCGGGCTTCTACGCGCGCGCGTTTCTCGAAGGGCGCATCACCGAAGAGCAGCTCGACCATTTTCGTCAGGAAGCCGGCGGTCACGGATTGTCGTCGTATCCGCATCCGTGGCTGATGCCCGATTTTTGGCAGTTCCCGACCGTATCGATGGGACTCGGTCCCATCATGTCGATCTATCAAGCGCGCTTCATGCGCTACTTGCACGACCGCGGCTTGATCGATGCCGGAAACCGAAAGGTGTGGGCGTTCCATGGCGACGGCGAGATGGACGAGCCCGAGTCGCTCGGCGCTATCTCGCTCGCGGGTCGCGAACATCTCGACAATCTCATTTGGGTGATCAACGCCAACTTGCAACGCCTCGACGGTCCGGTGCGCGGCAACGGCAAGATCATTCAAGAGCTCGAAGGCGTCTTCAAAGGCGCGGGCTGGAACGTCATCAAGGTGATTTGGGGTTCGCGCTGGGACGCGCTCCTGCGGGCCGACACGAGCGGCCGTTTGGTGCAGCTCATGAACGAGTGCGTCGACGGCGACTATCAAACGTTCAAGTCGCGCGACGGCAAATACGTTCGCGATGAGTTCTTCGGCCGCTATCCCGAAACACGGGATTTAGTTGCGAGCTGGAGCGACGATCAAGTCTGGGCGCTCAATCGCGGCGGCCACGATCCGGTCAAAGTGTACGCTGCCTATAAAGCCGCGGTCGAACATCGCGGGCAGCCGACGGTCATTATCGCGAAGACCATCAAGGGCTACGGCATGGGCGAAGCCGGCGAGGCGCGCAACATCGCACACCAAGCCAAGAAGATGGATCACGAGGCGATGCGCGCGTTTCGCGACCGCTTCTCGATTCCGCTCTCCGACGAAACGGTCGAAAAGCTCGAGTTCGTCAAGCCGCCCGAAGACGGTCCGGAGATGCGCTATCTCCGCGATCGTGTCACGGAGCTCGGCCACGTACCGCAGCGGCGGCGTAAATCCGAGTCGCTTGCCGTTCCGGAGCTCTCGGCGTTCGAGCCGCAGATGAAGAGCACCGGCGATCGCGAGATTTCGACCACGATGGCGTTCGTGCGCATTCTCAACACGATCGTGCGCGATCACACGATCGGACCGCGCGTCGTGCCGATCGTCGCCGACGAATCGCGCACCTTCGGCATGGAAGGCATGTTCCGCCAGCTGGGCATCTACTCGTCGGTCGGGCAGCTCTACCATCCGCAAGACGCCGAACAGCTGATGTGGTATCGCGAGGACAAGCTCGGGCAGATTCTGCAGGAAGGGATCAACGAGGCGGGGGCGTTTTCGTCGTGGATCGCCGGCGGGACGTCGTACTCGACGCACAACCTGCCGATGATTCCGTTCTATATCTTCTACTCGATGTTCGGTTTTCAGCGCATCGGCGACCTGGCGTGGGCCGCCGGCGACAGCCGTACGCGCGGCTTCCTGCTGGGCGCGACATCGGGCCGCACCACGCTCAATGGCGAGGGACTGCAGCACGAGGACGGGCAGAGTCAAGTCGCGGCGTCGTTCATTCCCAACTGCCGCAGCTACGATCCGACGTATAGCTACGAGCTCGCCGTGATTATCCACGAAGGCTTGCGGCGGATGCTGGCCGATCAAGAAGACGTCTACTACTACATCACCTTGCTCAACGAGAACTACACGCATCCCGAGATGCCCGCCGGCGCCGAGGAGGGCATCTTACGCGGGATGTACTTGCTGCGCGAAAGTCCGGCCGATGCGAAGACGCCGCACGTGCAGCTCTTCGGATCCGGCGCGATTTTGCGCGAGGTCGTGCACGCTGCCGATCTCCTCGCGAGCGAGTGGAACGTTGCCGCCGACGTGTGGAGCTGTACGAGCTTCAACGAGCTCCAGCGCGACGGCGTCGCAGCGCAGCGGTGGAATCTTCTGCATCCCGAGGAGCCGGAACGGTTGTCGTTCGTCGCTTCGTGTTTGAAGGGGCGCAAGGGTCCCGGCATCGCCGCGACCGACTACATCCGCACGTTCGCCGAACAGATTCACCCGTTCGTCGGGCGGCGCTACGTGACGCTGGGAACCGACGGCTACGGTCGCAGCGACTTCCGGCGCCGGCTGCGTGAGTTCTTCGAGGTAAACCGTCACTTCGTCGTGTTGAGTGCGCTCAAGGCGCTTGCCGACGAAGGCACGATTCCCGCGGCGACCGTGACCAAGGCGATCAAGAAATACAACGTCGATCCGAATAAGCCGAATCCGATTACGGTGTAA
- a CDS encoding DMT family transporter, with protein MLLGAAQLAVGAAAIFARFALSGAGPLAVSAARLAIAAIVLLAIAFLGAPASLRVAPRRAAILAAAGVALAVHFATWIASLQYTSVAISTLLVATTPIWTATYDAVILHRPLTRRALAAFAAGALGVYAVVGFNHTAAPIPGHDVAGALLALAGGIAIAAYFILVREVRADLGTRTIVTHTYGWAAVVLIVVAAAFRQPLPPLAAATAWGGIAAMALISQLLGHTAMNASLRWFTPSAVAFSTLLEPVVAAALALVIFGEGVAPIAIAGAVVLLVSIAVVLREEPMTA; from the coding sequence TTGCTTCTCGGCGCCGCACAGCTCGCTGTCGGCGCCGCGGCAATTTTCGCGCGTTTCGCGCTGTCGGGCGCCGGACCGCTCGCGGTCTCCGCCGCGCGGTTGGCGATCGCCGCGATCGTGCTGCTCGCGATCGCCTTCTTGGGCGCACCGGCATCATTACGCGTAGCACCGCGGCGCGCAGCGATACTCGCGGCGGCCGGAGTCGCGCTCGCCGTGCACTTCGCGACGTGGATTGCGTCGCTGCAATATACCAGCGTTGCGATCTCGACGCTGCTCGTTGCAACGACGCCGATTTGGACGGCCACCTACGACGCCGTGATCTTGCATCGTCCGCTCACGCGCCGCGCCCTGGCAGCGTTCGCCGCGGGAGCGCTCGGCGTGTACGCGGTCGTCGGATTCAATCACACGGCAGCGCCGATCCCGGGTCACGACGTCGCGGGTGCGCTGCTCGCGCTGGCCGGCGGGATAGCGATTGCCGCGTACTTCATTTTGGTGCGCGAGGTGCGCGCCGATCTCGGCACGCGCACGATCGTGACGCACACCTACGGCTGGGCAGCCGTCGTGCTGATCGTCGTCGCGGCCGCATTCCGTCAGCCGTTGCCGCCGCTTGCCGCCGCGACCGCTTGGGGCGGCATCGCCGCCATGGCCCTGATTTCGCAGTTGCTCGGCCACACCGCCATGAACGCGAGCCTTCGCTGGTTCACGCCCAGCGCCGTCGCGTTTTCCACTTTGCTCGAGCCGGTCGTGGCCGCGGCACTGGCGCTCGTCATTTTTGGTGAAGGCGTCGCGCCGATCGCGATCGCCGGCGCGGTCGTGCTGCTCGTATCGATTGCCGTGGTGCTGCGCGAGGAACCGATGACCGCATAG
- a CDS encoding TMEM175 family protein — protein MTHRLEAFSDIVMGFSLAQMSLNLVVPAHAADVYSKPVALFAFFATFLIVASTWYSHHWLFDYLFVPTASTIVVNFATLASLVWLVYQFQLFLHFAPTPDGQLALLSYLTTFAVTWLLLGLLYGLCLRLRWNALADAERKSGLFKTGRITTIGVATVGSTVALWAFHQPVETTFWVILAASILYRAVARLGGLRG, from the coding sequence CTGACGCACCGGCTAGAGGCGTTTTCCGATATCGTGATGGGCTTCAGCCTAGCCCAGATGAGCCTCAATCTGGTCGTGCCGGCACACGCCGCCGACGTGTACTCGAAGCCGGTCGCACTATTCGCGTTTTTCGCGACGTTTTTGATCGTTGCGTCGACCTGGTATTCGCACCATTGGCTGTTCGATTATCTCTTCGTTCCAACGGCCTCGACGATCGTCGTGAACTTCGCCACGCTGGCGTCGCTGGTTTGGCTGGTCTATCAGTTTCAGTTGTTTCTGCACTTTGCGCCGACCCCGGACGGTCAACTAGCCTTGTTATCCTACCTGACGACGTTTGCCGTCACGTGGCTGCTATTGGGTCTGCTCTACGGGTTGTGCTTGCGACTGCGGTGGAACGCGTTGGCGGACGCGGAGCGTAAATCGGGTCTGTTCAAGACCGGACGAATCACGACGATCGGGGTCGCGACGGTAGGATCGACCGTCGCGCTGTGGGCGTTTCACCAACCCGTCGAGACGACGTTTTGGGTGATTCTCGCCGCATCCATACTGTATCGCGCCGTCGCGCGACTGGGAGGTCTCCGCGGATGA
- a CDS encoding VOC family protein yields MRSSKMTVTDSKKTATITGIDIAGYLVEDPSKAIAFYRDVLGMEPTAVDPDGRGAEFTLADGTTFGVWREPGAKTGGFVMLAVDDIHAAVPQYRAKGLTISDVDETPVCFMAFTQDNEGNGLIVHQRKA; encoded by the coding sequence ATGAGGAGCTCGAAAATGACCGTGACCGATTCCAAGAAAACCGCGACGATCACCGGCATCGACATCGCCGGTTATCTCGTAGAAGATCCATCTAAGGCGATCGCCTTTTATCGCGACGTGCTCGGCATGGAACCGACCGCCGTCGATCCCGACGGCCGCGGCGCGGAGTTCACGCTCGCGGACGGGACGACGTTCGGCGTCTGGCGCGAGCCGGGTGCAAAAACCGGCGGGTTCGTCATGCTCGCCGTGGACGACATCCACGCCGCCGTCCCCCAATACAGGGCCAAGGGTCTCACCATCAGCGACGTCGATGAGACGCCCGTTTGCTTCATGGCCTTCACGCAAGATAACGAAGGCAACGGACTGATCGTCCATCAGCGGAAGGCATAA